Proteins from a genomic interval of Panthera tigris isolate Pti1 chromosome A2, P.tigris_Pti1_mat1.1, whole genome shotgun sequence:
- the LOC102960877 gene encoding zinc finger protein 77-like isoform X1, which produces MMELCCNRVCGMFQASVVFEDVAVKFTPEEWALLDRGQRKLYRDVMLETCRNLSSVEKQKFHSNGDLTRKQEGLLSSPLLESVCERIEGDQCGETLNPITSLTVHEGCPTGGKSCECTKCREAFADGSFLEKPRRPHPRLKPSPGEECGQACSSVTSLNTHVDTDLVEKPCEGQVTGRASETYAKSLRSKKSIECKKCGKTFTCTASFKRHVQGHCGQRVHVCDTCGKTFVYHCYLTRHVRIHTGVRPYECQECGRAFGYKSSLQNHVRTHAREKPYKYQPGGKAFPGQHSFRIPERKHTGYAPFECKECGKTFKKRLHFECHMTTHNVVKPYECLECGRAFRHHSDLRVHMRTHTGERPYECKGCGKSFRKYHHIKRHMVIHSIVKPYECKECDRGFGDQTHLRIHMRTHTGERPYECKQCGKAFRYQWNLRGHVTTHTRERPYECPECGKAFRYKSCLQEHVTTHTGEKPYECQECGKAFRYKSCLREHMRRHTGERPNKCQHCGKAFLRHYTLVLHIMRRHSGDGHLECKECGETFRKHRPFERHMTTHNVVKPYECEECGKTFRYHRDLRIHVRTHTEEKPFKCQHCGKAFPSPSNLGVHMRTHSGGRSYECQRCGNAFTSPASLRAHMRTHAAERPFECIECGKAFNQLQIFQSHLKTHSTIKSYECKKCGKVYKFSSSLRAHMKKHPGERP; this is translated from the exons ATGATGGAGCTTTGCTGCAATAGAGTGTGTGGTATGTTTCAGGCCTCTGTGGTCTTTGAGGATGTGGCTGTGAAGTTCACCCCAGAAGAGTGGGCTTTGCTGGATCGTGGTCAGAGGAAGCTCTACAGAGATGTGATGCTGGAGACCTGCAGGAATCTGTCCTCCGTGG AGAAGCAGAAATTTCACAGCAATGGAGATCTGACCCGAAAGCAAGAAGGGCTTTTGAG CAGTCCTTTGTTGGAGAGTGTCTGTGAACGTATTGAAGGAGATCAATGTGGAGAAACCCTGAACCCAATTACAAGTCTTACTGTGCATGAGGGGTGTCCTACTGGAGGCAAATCCTGTGAATGCACTAAGTGTAGAGAAGCCTTTGCAGATGGTTCCTTCCTAGAGAAGCCGCGAAGACCTCACCCACGACTCAAACCTAGTCCTGGTGAGGAGTGTGGGCAGGCTTGCAGCTCTGTTACGAGCCTCAACACTCATGTGGACACAGACCTTGTAGAGAAACCCTGTGAAGGTCAGGTCACCGGGAGAGCATCGGAGACATATGCGAAGAGTCTCCGTAGTAAAAAGTCTATAGAGTGCAAGAAATGTGGGAAAACTTTCACTTGCACAGCTTCCTTTAAACGTCATGTGCAAGGTCACTGTGGACAGAGGGTCCATGTGTGTGACACGTGTGGGAAAACCTTCGTGTATCACTGCTACCTTACACGTCATGTGAGAATTCACACTGGGGTGAGACCCTATGAATGTCAGGAGTGTGGGAGAGCCTTCGGGTATAAGTCAAGCCTGCAAAACCATGTCAGGACCCACGCTCGGGAGAAACCCTATAAATATCAGCCGGGTGGGAAAGCCTTCCCTGGTCAGCATTCCTTTCGAATACCTGAGAGAAAACACACAGGGTATGCACCCTTTGAATGTAAGGAGTGTGGCAAAACTTTCAAGAAACGTCTACATTTTGAATGTCACATGACTACACACAATGTAGTGAAACCCTATGAATGTCTGGAGTGTGGCAGAGCCTTTAGGCATCACTCAGACCTGCGAGTTCATATGAGGACACACACTGGGGAAAGACCCTATGAATGTAAGGGATGTGGGAAATCCTTCCGGAAGTATCATCATATTAAACGTCACATGGTTATTCACAGTATAgtgaaaccctatgaatgtaaggaatgtgacAGGGGCTTTGGGGATCAAACACACCTGAGAATACATATGAGGACACACACTGGGGAAAGACCGTATGAATGTAAgcagtgtgggaaagccttcagatATCAGTGGAATCTGCGAGGACATGTGACAACACACACCAGGGAGAGACCCTATGAATGTCCggagtgtgggaaagccttcaggtATAAGTCATGCCTACAAGAACATGTGACAACACACACgggggagaaaccctatgaatgtcaggagtgtgggaaagccttcaggtATAAGTCGTGCCTGCGAGAACATATGAGGAGACACACTGGGGAGAGACCCAATAAATGTCAGCACTGTGGGAAAGCCTTCCTTCGTCACTACACCCTCGTACTACATATTATGAGAAGACACTCAGGGGATGGACACTTGGAATGTAAGGAGTGTGGGGAAACTTTCAGGAAGCATCGACCTTTTGAACGTCACATGACCACACACAATGTAGTGAAACCCTATGAATGCGAGGAGTGTGGCAAAACCTTCAGGTATCACAGAGACCTAAGGATACATGTGCGGACCCACACTGAGGAAAAACCCTTTAAATGTCAGCACTGTGGGAAAGCCTTCCCATCTCCTTCAAACCTGGGAGTACATATGAGGACACACTCTGGAGGGAGATCTTACGAATGTCAGCGGTGTGGGAATGCCTTTACCTCTCCTGCTAGCCTGCGAGCCCATATGAGGACACACGCTGCGGAGAGACCTTTTGAGTGTATCGAGTGTGGGAAAGCTTTCAATCAGCTGCAAATTTTTCAAAGTCATTTGAAAACACACAGCACCATTAAATCCTATGAATGTAAGAAGTGTGGGAAGGTGTACAAGTTCTCCTCGTCTCTTCGAGCGCATATGAAGAAACACCCTGGGGAGAGACCTTGA
- the LOC102960877 gene encoding zinc finger protein 77-like isoform X2 produces MASVVFEDVAVKFTPEEWALLDRGQRKLYRDVMLETCRNLSSVEKQKFHSNGDLTRKQEGLLSSPLLESVCERIEGDQCGETLNPITSLTVHEGCPTGGKSCECTKCREAFADGSFLEKPRRPHPRLKPSPGEECGQACSSVTSLNTHVDTDLVEKPCEGQVTGRASETYAKSLRSKKSIECKKCGKTFTCTASFKRHVQGHCGQRVHVCDTCGKTFVYHCYLTRHVRIHTGVRPYECQECGRAFGYKSSLQNHVRTHAREKPYKYQPGGKAFPGQHSFRIPERKHTGYAPFECKECGKTFKKRLHFECHMTTHNVVKPYECLECGRAFRHHSDLRVHMRTHTGERPYECKGCGKSFRKYHHIKRHMVIHSIVKPYECKECDRGFGDQTHLRIHMRTHTGERPYECKQCGKAFRYQWNLRGHVTTHTRERPYECPECGKAFRYKSCLQEHVTTHTGEKPYECQECGKAFRYKSCLREHMRRHTGERPNKCQHCGKAFLRHYTLVLHIMRRHSGDGHLECKECGETFRKHRPFERHMTTHNVVKPYECEECGKTFRYHRDLRIHVRTHTEEKPFKCQHCGKAFPSPSNLGVHMRTHSGGRSYECQRCGNAFTSPASLRAHMRTHAAERPFECIECGKAFNQLQIFQSHLKTHSTIKSYECKKCGKVYKFSSSLRAHMKKHPGERP; encoded by the exons GCCTCTGTGGTCTTTGAGGATGTGGCTGTGAAGTTCACCCCAGAAGAGTGGGCTTTGCTGGATCGTGGTCAGAGGAAGCTCTACAGAGATGTGATGCTGGAGACCTGCAGGAATCTGTCCTCCGTGG AGAAGCAGAAATTTCACAGCAATGGAGATCTGACCCGAAAGCAAGAAGGGCTTTTGAG CAGTCCTTTGTTGGAGAGTGTCTGTGAACGTATTGAAGGAGATCAATGTGGAGAAACCCTGAACCCAATTACAAGTCTTACTGTGCATGAGGGGTGTCCTACTGGAGGCAAATCCTGTGAATGCACTAAGTGTAGAGAAGCCTTTGCAGATGGTTCCTTCCTAGAGAAGCCGCGAAGACCTCACCCACGACTCAAACCTAGTCCTGGTGAGGAGTGTGGGCAGGCTTGCAGCTCTGTTACGAGCCTCAACACTCATGTGGACACAGACCTTGTAGAGAAACCCTGTGAAGGTCAGGTCACCGGGAGAGCATCGGAGACATATGCGAAGAGTCTCCGTAGTAAAAAGTCTATAGAGTGCAAGAAATGTGGGAAAACTTTCACTTGCACAGCTTCCTTTAAACGTCATGTGCAAGGTCACTGTGGACAGAGGGTCCATGTGTGTGACACGTGTGGGAAAACCTTCGTGTATCACTGCTACCTTACACGTCATGTGAGAATTCACACTGGGGTGAGACCCTATGAATGTCAGGAGTGTGGGAGAGCCTTCGGGTATAAGTCAAGCCTGCAAAACCATGTCAGGACCCACGCTCGGGAGAAACCCTATAAATATCAGCCGGGTGGGAAAGCCTTCCCTGGTCAGCATTCCTTTCGAATACCTGAGAGAAAACACACAGGGTATGCACCCTTTGAATGTAAGGAGTGTGGCAAAACTTTCAAGAAACGTCTACATTTTGAATGTCACATGACTACACACAATGTAGTGAAACCCTATGAATGTCTGGAGTGTGGCAGAGCCTTTAGGCATCACTCAGACCTGCGAGTTCATATGAGGACACACACTGGGGAAAGACCCTATGAATGTAAGGGATGTGGGAAATCCTTCCGGAAGTATCATCATATTAAACGTCACATGGTTATTCACAGTATAgtgaaaccctatgaatgtaaggaatgtgacAGGGGCTTTGGGGATCAAACACACCTGAGAATACATATGAGGACACACACTGGGGAAAGACCGTATGAATGTAAgcagtgtgggaaagccttcagatATCAGTGGAATCTGCGAGGACATGTGACAACACACACCAGGGAGAGACCCTATGAATGTCCggagtgtgggaaagccttcaggtATAAGTCATGCCTACAAGAACATGTGACAACACACACgggggagaaaccctatgaatgtcaggagtgtgggaaagccttcaggtATAAGTCGTGCCTGCGAGAACATATGAGGAGACACACTGGGGAGAGACCCAATAAATGTCAGCACTGTGGGAAAGCCTTCCTTCGTCACTACACCCTCGTACTACATATTATGAGAAGACACTCAGGGGATGGACACTTGGAATGTAAGGAGTGTGGGGAAACTTTCAGGAAGCATCGACCTTTTGAACGTCACATGACCACACACAATGTAGTGAAACCCTATGAATGCGAGGAGTGTGGCAAAACCTTCAGGTATCACAGAGACCTAAGGATACATGTGCGGACCCACACTGAGGAAAAACCCTTTAAATGTCAGCACTGTGGGAAAGCCTTCCCATCTCCTTCAAACCTGGGAGTACATATGAGGACACACTCTGGAGGGAGATCTTACGAATGTCAGCGGTGTGGGAATGCCTTTACCTCTCCTGCTAGCCTGCGAGCCCATATGAGGACACACGCTGCGGAGAGACCTTTTGAGTGTATCGAGTGTGGGAAAGCTTTCAATCAGCTGCAAATTTTTCAAAGTCATTTGAAAACACACAGCACCATTAAATCCTATGAATGTAAGAAGTGTGGGAAGGTGTACAAGTTCTCCTCGTCTCTTCGAGCGCATATGAAGAAACACCCTGGGGAGAGACCTTGA